From the genome of Porphyromonadaceae bacterium W3.11:
ACTGCTCTATATTTTCTATTAGGATATATCCTTTCTCTTTCAACAGTTCAAGAGCTGGAATATCATGTACTTTTTTAAGTTTCTCAATAAACTGAGTATCTTGAGTAGTACTTCTTAATTCATAGGCTACATATTTCCCTTCCATTGTGAAAGGCAAAACAGCCAAGTAGAGCTGATCCACCAACTGAAATTCTTCTGAAAGTGGTGATGAACATCTAACCATTAGGACCAGTATTAAAACGACCCACAGTCCACTTACTTTACTTAATATACTCTTCATATATATTCACTACTCGGAACACCTTTTTTCTTCAATCTCTTTTACCCTCTTCACCACCGCTTCCATTTGCCATACGGGTGTGGAAGTAGCACCACATACACCTACTGTTCGAACCCAATCGGGTAAGGGATCTTCAATCTCACTAGGACTACTTATAAATGTCGTATGTGGATTCGCTTTTTTGGCTGTTTCATATAGCCATCTACCATTGCTACTATTCCGTCCCGCTATAAAGTATATCCAATCTTTACTTTTAGAAAAGGCTGTGATATCTGGAACTCTATTTGAGACTTGACGACATATAGTATCGAAGTATTCGAACGTTACGTTGGGACTTATCCAGCTCTCAATAAAAGTAATTAATTGAGCATACTCCTCGCGACTCATAGTCGTTTGACTAAATAGATAGATCGGCTTATTAGGATCTACCTTATTGATCACCTGCTCAGTTGACTGTACCACAATAGCTTCTCCCTTTGTCTGCCCCACTAATCCAATCACCTCGGCATGCCCTTCCTTACCAAAGATTACAATCTGAGCGTCCTCATCCCTACTATTTTCGTAGGTGTTTCTAATCTTTCGTTGAAGCCGTAGTACGACCGGACAGGTAGCATCAATGATCTCCAACCCTTCAGATCGTACTTTTTCATAAACCTCAGGAGCCTCTCCATGAGCTCTGAATAAAACGCGTGGACCATTAACATCACTCAGACGCTCATGACTTATGGACTTTAGGCCCAAGTCTGAAAGACGCTTTACTTCCTCTCCATTATGTACTATATCTCCAAGCGAATGGAGGGCCCCTCCACTTTTCAGCTGTTCTTCTGCTTTCTTTATCGCATTAATCACGCCGAAGCAGAAACCGCTCTTAGAATCTATTTCGATATCAAGCGTTCTCATCTAAGACCCTCTAGGACTCTCTGCACCATCTCCTCTACTGTGCGTTGTTGTTCATCTAAAGTGAGGTCAGAATTATCCAAGAGGATAGCGTCCTGGGCTTGCTTTAATGGACTAATCTGCCTCGAACTGTCTATACGATCTCTCTCTGTGACATTTTCAAGGATCTCTTCATACTTGACATCATCCCCCTTCGCTCTGAGTTCATCATATCTTCTTTTTGCTCGAACTTCAGGACGTGCTGTCACGAAAATCTTCAGTTCAGCATTAGGCATCACTACAGTACCAACATCTCGACCGTCCATCACAACGCCTTTCTCCTTAGCCATAGCTTGC
Proteins encoded in this window:
- a CDS encoding 4-hydroxy-3-methylbut-2-enyl diphosphate reductase, with the protein product MRTLDIEIDSKSGFCFGVINAIKKAEEQLKSGGALHSLGDIVHNGEEVKRLSDLGLKSISHERLSDVNGPRVLFRAHGEAPEVYEKVRSEGLEIIDATCPVVLRLQRKIRNTYENSRDEDAQIVIFGKEGHAEVIGLVGQTKGEAIVVQSTEQVINKVDPNKPIYLFSQTTMSREEYAQLITFIESWISPNVTFEYFDTICRQVSNRVPDITAFSKSKDWIYFIAGRNSSNGRWLYETAKKANPHTTFISSPSEIEDPLPDWVRTVGVCGATSTPVWQMEAVVKRVKEIEEKRCSE